From one Synechocystis sp. PCC 6803 substr. PCC-P genomic stretch:
- a CDS encoding RuBisCO accumulation factor 1: protein MTHSPESNPTVSAAEAAELIRSLLHKEGTWVDWGKKCQQLQKAGYGAEEIFEQSGFQKVQQNLVIVASQVYESLVKQGIDETVLSYYRGPKSDVLYELRILNHQQRAIAAVEAQQKNLAADEAKELAKAFQEFGYLSQLPEGFTDHPGDALAYQCWKLARQKKNLPERTRLIVKGLKFAHSPNARQAIEKLLTDLTAQPSRKAPLVPVFRLEEDQEAARLIPVAGTFPLQPQAVQAVQSLEQVEPFGLVSYQGEGAVVPVPQWQAILTAEDPVAIFCPAGQVSESLARKDEQVLVVVDRSKKIWNDGSYFLLNQGETVAIQWCETEPEREILAQVVLVLRPKKIFDANNLREPWQMDD, encoded by the coding sequence ATGACCCATTCCCCTGAATCCAACCCTACTGTGAGCGCCGCCGAAGCCGCTGAACTGATCCGTTCCCTGTTGCATAAAGAGGGCACTTGGGTAGATTGGGGTAAAAAATGTCAGCAATTACAGAAGGCAGGTTACGGTGCTGAAGAAATTTTTGAGCAGTCCGGCTTCCAAAAAGTGCAACAAAATTTGGTGATTGTGGCTAGTCAAGTGTATGAAAGTCTGGTCAAGCAAGGCATCGATGAAACGGTACTATCCTATTATCGGGGTCCCAAAAGTGACGTGCTGTACGAACTACGCATCCTCAACCATCAACAACGGGCGATCGCCGCAGTGGAGGCCCAGCAGAAGAATTTGGCTGCCGATGAAGCGAAGGAATTGGCTAAGGCATTTCAGGAATTTGGTTACCTGTCCCAACTGCCAGAAGGTTTTACCGACCATCCTGGGGACGCATTGGCCTATCAATGTTGGAAATTAGCCCGGCAGAAAAAGAATTTGCCGGAAAGAACCCGTTTAATTGTCAAAGGATTAAAATTCGCCCATTCCCCCAACGCCCGTCAGGCGATCGAAAAATTACTGACTGATTTAACCGCCCAGCCTAGCCGGAAAGCTCCCTTAGTGCCGGTGTTTCGCCTCGAAGAAGACCAGGAAGCGGCCCGACTCATTCCAGTGGCGGGGACTTTTCCCCTCCAGCCCCAGGCGGTGCAGGCAGTGCAGTCTTTAGAACAGGTGGAACCTTTTGGTTTAGTTAGTTACCAAGGGGAAGGGGCGGTGGTGCCGGTGCCCCAGTGGCAAGCAATTTTGACCGCGGAAGATCCGGTGGCGATTTTTTGTCCGGCAGGGCAAGTGTCGGAATCCCTAGCCCGTAAGGATGAACAGGTTTTGGTGGTGGTGGATCGCAGCAAAAAAATTTGGAATGATGGCAGTTATTTTCTGCTCAACCAAGGAGAAACAGTAGCAATTCAATGGTGCGAAACAGAGCCAGAAAGGGAGATTTTAGCCCAGGTGGTGTTGGTGCTCCGACCGAAGAAGATTTTCGATGCCAACAACCTGCGGGAACCATGGCAAATGGATGATTAG
- a CDS encoding VWA domain-containing protein — MRIDLSLLLSDQNLDAGAPTSQRQLRIAVAAKADDHDRRLPLNLCLVLDHSGSMDGQPLETVKSAALGLIDRLEEDDRLSVIAFDHRAKIVIENQQVRNGAAIAKAIERLKAEGGTAIDEGLKLGIQEAAKGKEDRVSHIFLLTDGENEHGDNDRCLKLGTVASDYKLTVHTLGFGDHWNQDVLEAIAASAQGSLSYIENPSEALHTFRQLFQRMSNVGLTNAHLLLELAPQAHLAIVKPVAQVSPETMDLTVQNQGAIEEVRLGDLMTDQERVLLLNLYLDQLLPGQHVIGQVQIRYDDPASGQTNLLSDPLPLTIQVQTQYQPSTDVQVQESILTLAKYRQTQIAETKLKAGDRQGAATMLQTAAKTALQMGDKNGATILQTNATRLQSGEDLSEGDRKKTRMVSKTTLQPPSAPSEH; from the coding sequence ATGCGTATCGACCTTTCCTTGCTTTTAAGTGACCAAAATTTGGATGCTGGGGCCCCTACCAGTCAGCGGCAGTTGCGGATAGCCGTGGCGGCCAAAGCGGATGACCATGATCGCCGGTTGCCTTTGAATTTGTGCTTAGTATTGGACCACAGTGGCTCTATGGATGGTCAGCCTTTAGAAACGGTTAAAAGTGCGGCCTTGGGGTTGATCGATCGCCTGGAGGAAGATGATCGCCTTTCGGTCATTGCCTTCGACCACCGGGCCAAAATTGTCATTGAAAATCAACAGGTGCGGAACGGGGCGGCGATCGCCAAAGCCATTGAAAGGTTAAAAGCGGAAGGGGGCACCGCCATTGATGAGGGGTTGAAACTGGGCATTCAGGAAGCGGCTAAAGGTAAGGAAGACCGGGTTTCCCATATTTTTCTGCTCACCGATGGGGAAAATGAGCATGGGGATAATGACCGTTGCCTGAAACTTGGCACGGTGGCATCGGACTATAAGCTCACGGTTCATACCCTTGGTTTTGGCGACCATTGGAATCAGGATGTGCTGGAGGCGATCGCCGCTTCGGCCCAGGGCAGTTTGAGTTATATCGAAAATCCCAGCGAAGCGTTGCATACCTTTCGCCAACTGTTCCAACGCATGAGCAATGTCGGGTTAACCAACGCCCATCTCCTGCTGGAATTAGCGCCCCAAGCCCATCTTGCCATCGTCAAGCCCGTGGCCCAGGTATCGCCGGAAACCATGGATTTAACCGTGCAAAACCAGGGAGCAATTGAGGAAGTGCGTCTAGGAGATTTGATGACCGACCAAGAAAGGGTCTTACTGCTCAACCTTTACCTAGACCAATTACTGCCGGGGCAACACGTCATTGGCCAAGTGCAAATTCGTTACGATGACCCTGCTTCTGGGCAAACCAATCTGCTGTCCGACCCGTTACCCTTGACCATTCAGGTGCAAACCCAGTACCAACCCAGCACCGATGTCCAAGTGCAGGAATCCATTCTCACCCTGGCTAAATATCGTCAGACCCAAATCGCTGAAACTAAGCTCAAAGCCGGCGATCGCCAAGGGGCGGCCACCATGCTGCAAACCGCCGCCAAAACCGCCCTACAAATGGGCGATAAAAATGGCGCTACTATTTTGCAAACCAATGCCACCAGACTTCAATCCGGGGAAGATTTATCCGAAGGCGATCGCAAAAAGACCCGCATGGTCAGCAAAACCACTCTCCAACCGCCCTCTGCGCCATCAGAGCATTAA
- a CDS encoding ParA family protein, with the protein MSDSSLKQALLNLPPMAYEADIVGRLVIPEMMAKWNFSYSDGEIVQQYKVGNGLQFVDVAGRKNYGDDIFSHTLNGAEIIVEIKRNTIDLSSDSKNYLAAVAQLKRYLDPSAANCEKVKWGVITNGKHIQLFRRHGRTVYPFTTNIELTPDNIDEAVGLIGKYMESDHRALKIALYNNKGGVGKTTTAINLAATLCIPKPEGYAKRVLLVDFDPNQKDLTDLLKIKPSRIRLSQYLEDVKNNKSNKQGIISKYEIKLKNSKVYNCFDVIPADESFLGKSSHELMKVKKGSLRETLSQFADDYDYILIDAPPGDNYFTQEAITAADVILMPSKHNSISSFKNAAMAMKQILPQLGSERRAFNPELADPTPLPIFFNGENITDASRKQAEQAIQEIIETVKLEDQIDLTSFFFPKLTDAQEDKAIFTIPNYAYISSIAFSYRPAVFTSKVARGHYKLLIEEYFI; encoded by the coding sequence ATGTCTGATTCGTCTCTGAAACAAGCCCTATTGAATCTTCCACCAATGGCCTATGAGGCTGACATAGTAGGGCGTCTGGTTATTCCCGAAATGATGGCTAAGTGGAACTTTTCCTATTCAGATGGCGAAATCGTACAACAATATAAAGTTGGAAATGGCTTACAATTCGTTGATGTTGCAGGTAGAAAAAATTACGGCGATGATATCTTTTCCCACACACTGAATGGGGCAGAAATAATTGTTGAAATTAAACGTAACACAATAGACTTAAGTTCAGATAGTAAGAACTATCTGGCGGCGGTTGCCCAATTGAAAAGATATTTGGACCCCAGCGCAGCTAATTGCGAAAAAGTAAAGTGGGGAGTAATCACGAACGGGAAGCATATTCAGCTTTTTCGTCGCCACGGTAGAACGGTTTATCCTTTCACAACTAACATTGAGTTAACCCCAGATAATATCGATGAAGCAGTTGGTCTAATTGGTAAATATATGGAAAGTGACCACCGAGCTTTAAAGATTGCTTTATACAATAATAAGGGCGGGGTCGGAAAAACTACAACAGCTATTAATTTAGCGGCAACTCTTTGCATTCCTAAGCCTGAAGGTTATGCAAAAAGGGTTTTATTAGTTGATTTTGATCCAAATCAAAAAGATTTGACTGATTTACTCAAAATAAAACCAAGCAGAATAAGATTGTCTCAATATCTTGAAGACGTTAAGAACAATAAATCCAACAAGCAAGGTATTATTTCCAAATATGAAATTAAACTAAAAAACTCGAAAGTTTATAACTGCTTTGATGTTATTCCCGCTGATGAAAGTTTTTTGGGTAAATCTTCCCATGAATTGATGAAAGTTAAAAAAGGTAGTTTACGGGAAACCCTTTCTCAATTTGCCGATGATTACGATTATATTCTGATTGATGCTCCACCGGGGGATAATTACTTTACCCAAGAGGCAATTACTGCCGCTGATGTCATTTTAATGCCTTCAAAACATAACAGTATTAGCTCTTTTAAAAATGCCGCAATGGCCATGAAACAAATTTTGCCCCAACTAGGTAGTGAAAGAAGGGCATTTAATCCGGAATTAGCAGATCCAACACCATTACCAATCTTTTTCAATGGTGAAAATATAACGGATGCATCAAGGAAACAAGCTGAACAGGCAATTCAGGAAATAATTGAAACAGTTAAATTGGAAGACCAAATTGATTTAACCAGTTTTTTCTTCCCTAAGTTAACAGATGCCCAAGAAGATAAAGCAATTTTTACAATTCCTAATTATGCCTATATTTCATCTATAGCATTTTCCTATCGTCCGGCTGTGTTTACCAGCAAAGTTGCTCGTGGTCATTACAAACTATTAATCGAGGAATACTTTATCTAA
- a CDS encoding Rho termination factor N-terminal domain-containing protein: MKQEIGALLHLHVDEIEPLFATKSHQFLVAKAAESINLCGGRNWIPLVVKQTGESSFVAVANIFTLAAVRQAGLTKIWCIVADDDQFVQQSSQLLSKEIVPKVNLTTATRDEIKLALDYLINRSVNPLSGVKVATSLDKISNAERKYWQESLKDVVALKCGITNGKKLDIFKEIFYVTPEPRLISDDDLGKSGNDLKKLSVTGLRKIAKERGHSGYSKMKKAELLILLADTEES; this comes from the coding sequence ATGAAACAAGAAATTGGCGCTCTACTGCATCTTCACGTTGACGAAATTGAACCACTCTTTGCAACAAAATCACATCAGTTTTTAGTCGCCAAAGCAGCTGAATCAATTAATCTTTGTGGTGGAAGAAATTGGATTCCTTTAGTTGTTAAACAAACGGGAGAAAGTAGTTTTGTCGCTGTTGCTAATATCTTCACTTTGGCGGCAGTAAGACAAGCAGGGCTTACAAAAATTTGGTGTATCGTTGCCGATGATGATCAGTTTGTACAACAATCTTCCCAACTTTTAAGCAAGGAAATTGTGCCCAAAGTAAACTTAACAACGGCAACTAGAGATGAAATTAAACTTGCCCTTGACTATTTAATTAATCGTTCGGTTAATCCTTTATCTGGAGTAAAAGTTGCTACTTCACTGGATAAAATATCTAATGCTGAACGTAAATATTGGCAAGAAAGTCTCAAGGATGTTGTTGCTCTTAAATGTGGTATAACCAATGGCAAAAAATTAGATATATTCAAGGAAATTTTCTATGTTACTCCTGAACCTCGTCTAATTTCTGATGATGATTTGGGGAAATCAGGGAATGACTTGAAAAAATTAAGTGTGACTGGACTCAGAAAAATTGCTAAAGAGAGAGGACACTCCGGTTATTCCAAGATGAAAAAAGCTGAACTGCTAATTTTATTAGCTGATACTGAGGAATCATAG
- a CDS encoding HD family phosphohydrolase — protein sequence MKAIFALRQAVASQLKKSTASSHPLPRTTASTSQDETIWQKIHRSRFVRIAHPPVMLGITVVSLTGVVGYRFYNQPQLSVGTESPYTIYAPEDGSFVDERTTEEKRKEVRAGTIPRLQRDNELTAQLKQERSQYLDAINQLRYLAGTFPYIDTKIFTLEQQHLLRSLGPGEWQQLEDYISYGQPLPMASPQLAKLQQLFDQQKATTSPETMAGLLTSIRTAQDRYGRVTARLAEVKADRQITNNQIGALKLDGPTWQTTQQTIIQVHDRILTQGLPAGITAPLLGETVQLHLRNILPPQAHQVAENSLNNLLKDKYNLTVDKEATKNLAEKAVLAMENVKVSAEKNSVIVRAGEVITQEQFVLLDGYGLSQRQVNWQGLLRTAGLVGGALIIFCGVSRRIHRPLRRRDHILLCLLSVSTPVLFLLDPVYNNLPAISLLTSSFYGPTLAITQVVLVGGLSAFAMESIVWEYLLGSAAAALLAGMIASKLRSRDELALLGVGVGATQGIVYLFTYLIVNASAVTIIWYTALPSAIVYGLLGLAWSAMAIGVSPYLERLFDVVTPTRLVELSNPNCPLLQRLAKEAPGTFQHTLFVACLAESAARELRCNVELVRTGTLYHDIGKMHDPLGFIENQMGGPNKHDEINDPYVSVDIIKKHVSEGLVMARRYGLPQVVRDFIPEHQGQMLISYFYIQAKEAAERAGEPPVNEEEFRYTGPIPQSRETGIVMLADSCEAALRSLREANPETAMAMVNRIFKARWRDNQLQDSGLKYEELPIIADVFVRVWQQFHHQRIAYPKAALDVQVTSPSTTRF from the coding sequence ATGAAAGCAATTTTTGCCCTCCGCCAAGCAGTGGCGTCCCAACTAAAAAAGTCCACTGCCTCTAGCCATCCTCTCCCCAGGACCACGGCCTCCACTTCCCAAGATGAAACCATTTGGCAAAAAATCCACCGCTCCAGGTTTGTACGCATTGCCCACCCACCAGTGATGTTGGGTATTACAGTGGTGTCCCTCACCGGGGTAGTGGGTTACCGTTTCTATAACCAGCCCCAGCTCAGCGTTGGCACCGAATCTCCCTACACCATTTACGCCCCGGAAGATGGCAGTTTTGTGGACGAAAGAACCACAGAGGAAAAGCGGAAGGAAGTGCGGGCCGGTACCATTCCCCGCCTACAAAGGGATAACGAGTTAACCGCCCAACTCAAACAAGAAAGAAGTCAATATCTGGATGCCATCAACCAGCTCCGCTACCTAGCCGGTACCTTTCCCTACATAGACACCAAGATTTTTACCCTGGAGCAGCAACATTTACTCCGTAGTCTGGGGCCAGGGGAATGGCAACAATTGGAAGATTATATTAGCTATGGCCAGCCACTGCCCATGGCTTCACCCCAGTTGGCCAAACTGCAACAGTTATTTGATCAACAAAAAGCCACCACTTCCCCTGAGACCATGGCGGGCTTACTCACCAGCATCAGGACCGCCCAGGATAGATATGGTCGGGTGACGGCTCGCTTGGCGGAGGTTAAGGCCGATCGCCAGATTACCAATAACCAGATCGGGGCATTGAAGTTAGACGGGCCCACCTGGCAAACTACCCAACAGACCATTATCCAAGTCCATGACCGCATTCTCACCCAGGGCCTACCGGCGGGCATCACTGCTCCTCTGTTGGGGGAAACGGTACAACTCCATTTGCGCAACATTTTGCCCCCCCAGGCCCACCAAGTGGCGGAGAATAGCTTAAATAATTTACTCAAGGATAAATATAATCTGACTGTTGACAAGGAAGCCACCAAAAACTTGGCGGAAAAAGCGGTACTGGCCATGGAAAACGTCAAAGTATCCGCCGAGAAAAACAGTGTGATTGTGCGGGCGGGGGAAGTCATTACCCAAGAGCAATTTGTTTTGTTGGACGGTTATGGCCTGAGTCAGCGCCAGGTGAACTGGCAAGGCCTGTTGCGGACAGCGGGGTTGGTGGGGGGCGCTTTAATTATTTTCTGTGGAGTAAGTCGGCGTATCCATCGGCCCCTACGGCGGCGGGACCATATTCTCCTCTGTTTGCTCAGCGTTAGCACTCCAGTCTTATTTTTGCTTGACCCGGTCTATAACAACCTGCCGGCCATCAGTTTGCTCACCAGTAGCTTTTATGGCCCCACCCTGGCCATCACCCAAGTGGTATTGGTGGGGGGATTGTCCGCCTTTGCCATGGAATCCATTGTTTGGGAATACTTATTGGGCAGTGCAGCGGCGGCCTTGCTAGCGGGTATGATTGCCAGTAAGCTCCGTTCTCGGGATGAGTTGGCCCTGTTGGGGGTAGGGGTAGGGGCCACCCAGGGCATAGTTTATTTATTCACATATTTAATTGTTAACGCCTCAGCGGTCACAATTATTTGGTACACTGCTCTGCCCAGTGCCATTGTCTATGGCCTACTCGGTTTGGCTTGGAGTGCCATGGCGATCGGGGTTTCCCCTTACCTAGAAAGATTGTTCGACGTGGTGACCCCCACCAGGTTGGTGGAATTGAGCAATCCCAACTGCCCCCTGCTACAAAGGTTGGCCAAAGAAGCCCCTGGTACTTTCCAGCACACCCTATTTGTGGCCTGTTTAGCTGAATCGGCGGCCAGGGAATTGCGCTGTAACGTTGAACTGGTGAGAACCGGAACTTTGTACCATGACATTGGCAAAATGCACGACCCCTTAGGATTCATTGAAAATCAGATGGGGGGCCCTAATAAACACGATGAAATCAATGATCCCTACGTCAGTGTGGACATTATCAAAAAACACGTTTCCGAAGGGTTGGTGATGGCCCGACGTTACGGTTTACCGCAGGTGGTGCGGGACTTTATTCCTGAACATCAGGGACAAATGTTGATTTCCTATTTTTATATCCAAGCCAAGGAAGCGGCGGAAAGGGCGGGGGAACCGCCAGTTAATGAAGAGGAATTCCGTTACACCGGTCCCATTCCCCAGTCTCGGGAAACCGGCATTGTGATGCTGGCGGACAGTTGTGAGGCGGCGTTGCGTTCCCTCAGAGAAGCCAATCCAGAAACCGCCATGGCCATGGTTAACCGTATTTTTAAGGCCCGCTGGCGAGATAACCAATTGCAGGATAGTGGCTTGAAATACGAAGAATTGCCCATTATTGCCGATGTTTTCGTACGGGTGTGGCAACAGTTCCATCACCAACGGATTGCCTACCCCAAGGCGGCCTTAGATGTGCAGGTAACTAGTCCTTCCACCACCAGATTTTAG
- a CDS encoding bifunctional 4-hydroxy-2-oxoglutarate aldolase/2-dehydro-3-deoxy-phosphogluconate aldolase yields MLRQHRAIAVIRTDSIDLSLQLAKVAIEAGMGLVEITWNSDQPGETIAHLRHQFPHCAIGTGTVLSQEDLLQAVASGAQFCFTPHSEPELITSAVAHGIPIIPGAFSPTEIVQAWQRGATAVKVFPIKTLGGVDYIQALQGPLGQIPLIPTGGVTLANAQAFLAAGAIAVGLSGQLFPPNLVAIKAWREIGDLIRTLLKEIQTPRG; encoded by the coding sequence ATGTTGCGACAGCACCGGGCGATCGCCGTTATTCGCACTGATTCCATCGACCTAAGTCTGCAATTGGCTAAGGTGGCCATCGAAGCAGGCATGGGGCTAGTGGAAATTACCTGGAACAGTGACCAGCCGGGGGAAACCATTGCTCACCTGCGTCATCAATTTCCCCATTGTGCCATTGGTACGGGTACAGTCCTCTCTCAGGAGGATTTGCTCCAGGCCGTTGCCAGTGGAGCCCAATTTTGCTTTACCCCCCACAGTGAGCCAGAATTAATTACCAGCGCCGTGGCCCATGGCATCCCCATTATTCCCGGTGCCTTTTCCCCTACGGAGATTGTCCAAGCCTGGCAGAGGGGAGCCACCGCCGTCAAAGTTTTTCCCATTAAAACCTTGGGAGGAGTGGACTACATTCAAGCTCTCCAAGGTCCCCTCGGCCAAATTCCCCTTATTCCCACCGGAGGGGTAACTTTGGCAAATGCCCAAGCTTTCCTAGCGGCCGGAGCGATCGCCGTTGGCCTATCTGGACAGCTATTCCCCCCCAATTTAGTAGCAATCAAAGCCTGGAGAGAAATTGGCGATCTAATCCGTACTTTGTTGAAAGAAATCCAGACACCAAGGGGCTGA